Proteins found in one Triticum dicoccoides isolate Atlit2015 ecotype Zavitan unplaced genomic scaffold, WEW_v2.0 scaffold28767, whole genome shotgun sequence genomic segment:
- the LOC119345778 gene encoding NAC domain-containing protein 92-like has translation MSDIAPVQPLPGFRFHPTDQELVIYYLYCKVHGLHDRHAFIPEVHVYKHEPWELPGKSFSPNTDDTGAKLEWYLFTVRARKYSNGLRMKRATLTGFWKSTGKDRPVMHNGIIVGMKKTLVFHTGHAPNGTRTDWVMHEYRLQGQRNHHIQDAYALCRVFKKNTVAPLIDLSSDADTYEDPMQSVPGGVDTDKDLMEHVSDEADSDKDPKHYVLGGMESDKYPMQYVLSGIGTHNDPIWVESDVASAGKDLMQSVFCGVGTDKDHIQVESEFDGVHARKGKKPFLTDRGSTSTGNMEFLAGGANRDKEGMQPVYAGASADEENSVNAWYTAALAEEDNSWVQPPSYDDWYTRVDLDKDDSLMQFIFSDVMLLSAD, from the exons ATGTCGGATATTGCACCGGTGCAGCCGTTGCCCGGCTTTCGCTTCCACCCTACCGACCAGGAGCTTGTCATCTATTACCTCTACTGCAAGGTCCATGGCCTCCACGACCGCCACGCCTTCATCCCTGAGGTCCACGTGTATAAGCACGAGCCCTGGGAGCTGCCAG GAAAATCCTTCTCGCCCAACACAGATGACACCGGGGCCAAACTGGAGTGGTACTTGTTCACGGTCAGGGCCCGAAAGTATTCCAATGGGCTTCGCATGAAGCGGGCAACGCTCACCGGCTTCTGGAAGTCCACCGGGAAGGATCGCCCCGTcatgcacaacggcatcatcgtcGGCATGAAGAAGACCCTTGTGTTCCACACTGGCCATGCGCCTAATGGCACACGCACCGACTGGGTCATGCATGAGTATCGTCTTCAGGGCCAACGCAACCACCACATTCAG GACGCCTATGCATTGTGTCGAGTCTTCAAAAAGAACACCGTGGCTCCGTTGATCGATTTATCCAGTGATGCCGACACATATGAGGATCCAATGCAGTCTGTGCCCGGCGGCGTCGACACGGACAAGGATTTGATGGAGCACGTGTCTGACGAAGCCGACTCAGACAAGGATCCCAAGCATTATGTGCTTGGTGGCATGGAATCAGACAAGTATCCGATGCAGTATGTGCTCAGCGGCATCGGCACGCATAACGATCCCATATGGGTCGAGTCTGATGTTGCCTCTGCGGGCAAGGATCTGATGCAGTCCGTGTTTTGTGGCGTCGGCACAGACAAGGATCACATACAGGTCGAGTCTGAGTTTGATGGTGTTCACGCGCGCAAGGGAAAGAAGCCGTTCCTCACCGATCGTGGTAGCACGAGCACAGGAAATATGGAGTTTCTCGCCGGTGGTGCCAACAGAGACAAAGAAGGGATGCAGCCTGTGTACGCCGGCGCCAGCGCGGATGAGGAGAACTCTGTCAACGCTTGGTACACCGCAGCCCTTGCGGAAGAGGATAATTCATGGGTGCAGCCCCCCTCATATGACGACTGGTACACAAGAGTCGACCTGGACAAGGATGATTCCTTGATGCAGTTCATCTTCAGTGACGTTATGCTCTTGAGCGCCGACTGA